A single window of Gehongia tenuis DNA harbors:
- a CDS encoding LCP family protein, which yields MNRTRIIRILAGVLGALILCAGGLCYYTYSMAKEIMKDPLSVFGKDDSIQDAHANLTVTATNDQGQVVTKKYDRGVVNILFLGVDADDARREGKSDGGMNTDAMILFSFNFEKKTIRAITLPRDTRVEMDYLNAKGEPVKKSTFKINAAFAYGKVESNKDEYGFKNAMNTVSGVLGNVPVSHYVQIDMDGIGPIADSVGGVDVYVRDNMPALGYSKGSTVHLEGDACEEFCRARYGVGDGGDLGRTQRQQDFFLAFAKKAKSTGIVNLFTNVYPQVSKYIKTNLSADEMLTMANSLNEMDVTDIQMYTLPGVPQNINGGSYYVISEDEADEMIHEIFFE from the coding sequence ATGAATCGGACCCGGATCATTCGGATTTTAGCGGGCGTGCTTGGCGCACTGATTTTGTGCGCAGGTGGTCTGTGCTACTATACCTATTCCATGGCAAAGGAGATCATGAAGGACCCTCTGTCGGTCTTTGGTAAGGACGACAGCATCCAGGATGCACATGCCAATTTGACGGTCACGGCCACCAATGATCAGGGCCAGGTTGTTACCAAGAAATACGACCGAGGCGTGGTCAACATCCTTTTTTTGGGCGTAGATGCTGATGATGCTCGGAGAGAAGGAAAGTCCGATGGAGGCATGAACACGGATGCCATGATCCTCTTCTCTTTCAATTTTGAGAAGAAGACCATCCGGGCAATCACCCTTCCTCGGGATACCCGGGTGGAAATGGATTATCTCAACGCCAAAGGTGAGCCGGTGAAAAAATCCACCTTCAAGATCAATGCCGCCTTCGCCTATGGCAAGGTGGAGAGCAACAAGGATGAGTACGGCTTTAAGAATGCCATGAACACCGTGAGCGGCGTGCTGGGCAATGTGCCCGTCAGCCATTATGTACAGATCGATATGGATGGCATCGGTCCCATCGCCGATTCCGTGGGCGGAGTGGACGTGTACGTGCGGGATAATATGCCGGCATTGGGCTATTCTAAGGGATCCACCGTTCATCTGGAAGGGGATGCCTGTGAGGAATTCTGTCGTGCCCGCTATGGCGTGGGCGACGGCGGCGATCTCGGTCGGACCCAGCGTCAGCAGGATTTTTTCCTGGCCTTTGCCAAAAAAGCAAAAAGTACTGGCATCGTAAATTTGTTCACCAATGTTTATCCTCAGGTGAGCAAGTATATCAAGACAAACCTGTCCGCTGATGAAATGCTCACCATGGCCAACTCTCTCAATGAGATGGACGTAACGGATATTCAGATGTATACTCTGCCTGGCGTGCCTCAAAACATCAACGGCGGCAGCTACTACGTGATCAGCGAAGATGAGGCGGATGAAATGATCCACGAAATATTCTTTGAATAA
- a CDS encoding cytidylate kinase-like family protein: MKSVITISRQYGSGGRKIGMMLGERLGIPVYDKELINMAARESGMAKELFEQNDEKVETGLFHSYTQLNERLYLAQFDTIKKIAKEGPCIIVGRCADYVLRKMDSRCAVFIHAPLQDRIDRAIKEYGVPQDKAASVVSQHDKQRMKYHNYYADSQWGDVRNYQLAVDSGWLGVEGAVDLIEACIKLREAKIK, from the coding sequence GTGAAGTCAGTAATCACAATAAGCAGGCAGTATGGCAGTGGCGGCCGTAAGATTGGCATGATGCTGGGAGAGAGGCTGGGAATCCCGGTCTATGACAAGGAACTCATTAATATGGCGGCCAGAGAAAGCGGAATGGCCAAGGAGCTTTTTGAACAGAATGACGAAAAGGTGGAAACAGGCCTGTTCCATTCCTATACGCAGCTCAATGAACGGCTTTATTTGGCTCAGTTTGATACCATCAAGAAGATCGCCAAGGAAGGTCCCTGCATCATCGTGGGCCGCTGTGCGGATTATGTGCTGCGGAAGATGGATAGCCGCTGTGCAGTTTTTATTCATGCGCCGCTTCAGGATCGAATCGACCGCGCCATCAAGGAATATGGTGTTCCCCAGGATAAGGCGGCCTCAGTGGTCTCACAGCATGACAAGCAGCGTATGAAGTACCACAACTACTATGCGGATTCCCAATGGGGTGATGTTCGCAACTATCAACTGGCCGTGGACAGCGGTTGGCTGGGCGTGGAAGGCGCCGTGGATCTTATTGAGGCCTGTATTAAGCTTCGAGAGGCAAAGATAAAATAA
- a CDS encoding ABC transporter substrate-binding protein encodes MKGNLKRILCLALVLALVGLLLAGCGGGTDNESTPAPSAAGDAADKTPEPSGEDASADVANLPREETMYLGGQIHAPPTNFNPLSGTGAYPCSGNSVFLTYEALFMYNMDTEGLEPLLGTSYEWIDDDTLQVKLNPDAHWSDGEPFTADDVVFSYGMGKDYSLYCSDTWDVCKEIVAVDDHTVNFVRLEGIGKNLIHRQIMNVLILPEHIWQPMTETMEEAEIRQWENWDPVGTGAYKVYYHDDTRVVLIRDDNYWGQADSMFGKLPAPKYLAHIVFKDNAANTVAFQAGEIDYNENFIPQMWKLWENGEPYHAYLDELPYFTPGTIPMLFINMEKPGLNNADVRRAIAHAINYPQIIELAMSGYSPDVVASLLLPAEQEKYLNVDEELESLRWTYDPDKANEILDGIGAEKGSDGIRVLPDGTRLGFWGLECPKSFSDWTASLEIVAQSLKAVGIDAGSELPEQSVWLSDSQNGEFDIIMQRPGSYMDPSQPWARCKFIMDGSKTPPVGDQAFENFNRYKSDEATELVNQIAQTEDLEELKKLYTALDKVYLKDIPVIPLMYRPLRFYCVYEGVWKNFPVAGDGTNIPGMACFPWASLRVLYTVEPAK; translated from the coding sequence ATGAAAGGGAACCTCAAACGAATCCTATGTCTGGCTCTGGTCCTGGCTCTGGTGGGCTTGCTTCTGGCCGGATGCGGCGGAGGCACGGACAATGAGAGCACGCCGGCGCCCAGTGCTGCTGGGGATGCGGCGGACAAAACGCCGGAACCATCCGGCGAGGATGCCTCTGCTGACGTTGCTAATTTGCCCCGTGAAGAAACCATGTACCTTGGCGGTCAGATCCATGCGCCGCCCACCAACTTCAACCCGCTGTCCGGCACCGGCGCCTATCCCTGCAGCGGCAACTCCGTGTTCCTTACCTACGAGGCGCTTTTCATGTACAACATGGATACCGAAGGTTTGGAGCCGCTGTTGGGCACAAGCTACGAGTGGATCGATGACGATACCCTCCAGGTGAAGCTCAATCCCGACGCCCATTGGTCCGATGGGGAACCCTTTACCGCTGACGATGTGGTATTCTCCTATGGCATGGGCAAAGATTATTCCCTGTATTGTTCCGATACCTGGGATGTTTGCAAGGAAATCGTCGCTGTGGATGACCACACCGTAAACTTTGTGCGGCTTGAAGGCATCGGCAAAAATCTGATTCACCGCCAGATCATGAACGTTCTCATTCTGCCCGAGCACATCTGGCAGCCCATGACCGAGACCATGGAGGAAGCCGAGATCCGTCAGTGGGAGAACTGGGACCCCGTCGGAACCGGTGCTTACAAGGTCTATTATCATGACGACACCCGCGTGGTCCTCATTCGGGACGACAACTACTGGGGCCAGGCCGATTCCATGTTTGGCAAGCTGCCCGCCCCCAAATATCTGGCTCATATCGTCTTTAAAGACAACGCCGCCAACACCGTAGCTTTCCAGGCCGGTGAGATCGACTACAACGAGAACTTCATTCCTCAGATGTGGAAGCTGTGGGAGAACGGCGAACCCTACCACGCTTATCTGGATGAACTCCCCTATTTCACTCCCGGCACCATCCCCATGCTGTTCATCAACATGGAGAAACCCGGTCTGAACAATGCTGATGTGCGCCGTGCCATCGCACATGCCATCAACTACCCCCAGATCATTGAGCTCGCCATGAGCGGCTACTCTCCCGACGTGGTGGCTTCCCTTCTTCTTCCCGCCGAGCAGGAGAAGTACCTGAACGTGGATGAAGAATTGGAATCCCTCCGCTGGACCTATGATCCCGACAAGGCCAACGAGATTCTCGACGGTATCGGTGCTGAAAAGGGTTCGGATGGCATCCGCGTGCTGCCCGACGGCACCCGCCTTGGTTTCTGGGGTCTTGAGTGCCCGAAGTCCTTCTCCGATTGGACCGCCTCTTTGGAGATCGTGGCCCAGAGCCTCAAAGCTGTGGGTATCGATGCCGGTTCCGAGCTGCCTGAGCAGTCCGTGTGGCTGAGCGATTCCCAGAATGGTGAGTTTGATATCATCATGCAGCGTCCTGGTTCCTACATGGATCCTTCCCAGCCGTGGGCCCGCTGCAAGTTTATCATGGATGGCTCCAAGACGCCTCCGGTTGGCGATCAGGCTTTCGAAAACTTTAACCGATACAAGAGCGATGAGGCGACCGAGCTGGTGAATCAGATCGCTCAAACCGAGGATCTGGAAGAGCTGAAAAAACTGTACACCGCTCTTGACAAGGTCTATTTGAAGGATATTCCCGTGATTCCTCTCATGTACCGTCCGCTCAGATTCTACTGTGTATATGAAGGCGTTTGGAAGAACTTCCCTGTCGCTGGTGACGGCACCAATATTCCCGGCATGGCCTGCTTCCCGTGGGCCAGCTTGAGAGTTCTTTATACGGTGGAACCCGCTAAGTAA
- a CDS encoding NUDIX hydrolase, with amino-acid sequence MKLLAFIADGSEETVQVFTPSELPVHWISPFHPRLTARAVLLKDREVALMHMDKLGIYTLPGGGLMERETPCSALHREVLEETGYPCTILKELGRIDEQRRRYHSAQRSYGFLAEVNGAASKPQMTLQEQKSNTHLEWHSPAEALYLLKYGHQAKNPYWASFIETRERIFLQHALELL; translated from the coding sequence TTGAAACTGCTCGCTTTTATAGCCGACGGATCAGAGGAAACCGTTCAGGTATTCACCCCCTCCGAGCTCCCCGTTCACTGGATCTCCCCCTTCCATCCACGTTTGACGGCAAGAGCGGTGCTGCTGAAAGACCGTGAAGTCGCCTTGATGCACATGGACAAACTGGGTATTTACACGCTGCCCGGCGGAGGCCTGATGGAACGCGAGACCCCCTGTTCTGCTCTTCACCGCGAGGTTCTGGAGGAAACCGGCTATCCCTGCACCATCCTTAAGGAGCTTGGCCGCATTGACGAACAGCGCCGCCGCTACCATTCGGCTCAACGCTCCTATGGCTTTTTGGCTGAAGTCAACGGAGCCGCCTCCAAACCTCAAATGACCCTCCAGGAGCAAAAATCAAATACACATCTGGAGTGGCATAGTCCTGCTGAAGCCCTTTATCTATTGAAGTATGGCCATCAGGCTAAGAATCCCTATTGGGCAAGTTTCATCGAAACTCGTGAACGCATTTTTCTGCAGCACGCACTGGAACTGCTGTAA
- a CDS encoding tRNA 2-thiocytidine biosynthesis TtcA family protein, with protein sequence MKKVLGCLRRADDDFDMIAPGDAILLGISGGKDSLCLLEAMARYRKFSKKAFTLHAVTLSMGYEPFDVTGIREMCQRLEVPFHYRPTQIGPIIFEERREKSPCSLCAKMRRGILHDTAKELGCNKVALGHHRDDAIETLLLSLLYEGRLHTFQPVTYLSRKEITVIRPLIYAAEKHILGVSRKLNFPVVKNPCPVDGATRRQDMKELIRHMEKLVPDAPEKMLAALQNMDQYGLWDKSYRLQEDRI encoded by the coding sequence GTGAAAAAAGTGCTGGGCTGTCTGCGCCGAGCTGACGATGATTTTGATATGATCGCTCCAGGCGACGCTATCCTCCTTGGCATCTCCGGAGGCAAGGATAGTCTGTGCCTCTTGGAGGCCATGGCCCGCTACCGCAAGTTCTCCAAAAAGGCCTTTACGCTTCATGCGGTCACCCTCTCCATGGGTTATGAGCCCTTTGATGTAACGGGCATTCGTGAGATGTGCCAGCGTTTGGAGGTCCCTTTCCATTACCGGCCCACCCAAATCGGGCCCATCATTTTCGAGGAACGAAGGGAAAAGAGTCCCTGCTCCCTGTGCGCCAAGATGCGCCGGGGGATACTTCATGATACCGCCAAGGAATTGGGCTGCAACAAGGTTGCATTGGGCCACCATCGGGATGATGCAATTGAGACATTGCTGCTTAGTCTGCTCTATGAAGGGCGGCTCCATACCTTCCAGCCCGTCACCTATCTTTCCCGGAAAGAAATTACCGTGATCAGGCCCTTGATCTATGCAGCGGAGAAACACATCCTGGGCGTAAGCCGAAAGCTTAATTTTCCAGTGGTTAAAAACCCCTGTCCCGTGGACGGTGCAACCCGGCGTCAGGATATGAAAGAACTGATTCGGCATATGGAAAAATTGGTACCCGATGCTCCAGAGAAGATGCTTGCGGCTCTCCAGAATATGGACCAATATGGACTTTGGGACAAAAGTTACCGTCTTCAGGAGGATCGGATTTGA
- a CDS encoding ABC transporter substrate-binding protein, which translates to MAIYSADTWDVCDDIVAVDDSTVNFIKKEGIGKNLIERELMKVALLPEHIWAPMMETMEEAEIRQFENFDPVGSGPYKVYYYDDTRVVFIRDDNFWGQAESMWGKLPEPKYIAHVIFKDNSANTTAMQAGEIDYNENFIPQIWKLWENGEPYHAYLNDLPYYEPGMLVSLYFNLTTPGLDNPDIRRAIGYAINYPQIIELAMSGYSPDVVPSLLMPDEMEKYLIEDDELKSLRWTYDPDKANEILDGLGAEKGSDGIRVLPDGTRLGFWGLECPKGWSDWTSSLEIVAQSLKAVGIDAGSELPEQSVWLNHSQTGEFDMIMQRPAAYLDPSQPYARCKFIMDGSNTPALGEQSFENYNRYNNEEATKLVQQIAITEDEEELKKLYTALDKIYLTDIPVLTLMYRPLTFYSVYEGVWTGFAQEGDGTGIPGLACFPYTSYKMLYELKPAE; encoded by the coding sequence ATGGCCATCTACTCGGCTGATACTTGGGATGTCTGCGACGACATCGTGGCTGTGGACGATTCTACCGTTAATTTCATCAAAAAGGAAGGCATTGGTAAGAACCTGATCGAGCGCGAACTCATGAAGGTTGCTCTGCTGCCTGAGCACATCTGGGCGCCCATGATGGAAACCATGGAGGAAGCCGAGATCCGTCAGTTCGAAAACTTCGATCCCGTCGGTTCCGGCCCCTACAAGGTTTACTACTATGACGACACCCGCGTTGTGTTCATCCGTGACGACAACTTCTGGGGCCAGGCCGAATCCATGTGGGGCAAGCTGCCTGAACCCAAGTACATCGCCCACGTGATCTTCAAGGATAACAGCGCCAACACCACCGCCATGCAGGCCGGTGAGATCGACTACAACGAGAACTTCATTCCCCAGATTTGGAAGCTGTGGGAGAACGGCGAGCCCTACCATGCTTACCTGAACGATCTGCCTTACTACGAACCCGGTATGCTGGTATCGCTGTACTTCAACCTGACCACCCCTGGTCTTGACAACCCCGACATCCGCCGTGCCATCGGCTACGCTATCAACTATCCCCAGATCATCGAGCTTGCAATGAGCGGCTACTCCCCCGATGTGGTGCCCTCCCTCCTCATGCCCGATGAGATGGAGAAGTACCTGATCGAGGACGACGAGTTGAAATCCCTCCGCTGGACCTATGATCCCGACAAGGCCAATGAGATCCTCGATGGTCTCGGCGCTGAGAAGGGTTCGGATGGCATCCGCGTGCTGCCCGACGGCACCCGCCTCGGCTTCTGGGGTCTTGAGTGCCCGAAGGGTTGGAGCGACTGGACTTCTTCTCTCGAAATCGTGGCTCAGAGCCTCAAGGCCGTGGGTATCGACGCCGGTTCCGAGCTGCCCGAGCAGTCTGTGTGGCTGAACCACTCCCAGACCGGTGAGTTCGACATGATCATGCAGCGGCCCGCGGCTTACTTGGATCCCTCGCAGCCCTATGCGCGCTGCAAGTTCATCATGGACGGCTCCAATACCCCTGCCTTGGGTGAGCAGTCCTTTGAGAACTACAACCGCTACAACAACGAGGAAGCTACCAAGCTGGTGCAGCAGATCGCCATCACCGAGGACGAAGAAGAGCTGAAGAAGCTGTACACCGCCCTTGACAAGATCTACCTCACCGATATTCCGGTGCTTACCCTCATGTACCGCCCGCTGACCTTCTACTCCGTGTATGAAGGCGTGTGGACCGGATTTGCCCAGGAGGGCGACGGAACTGGCATTCCTGGTCTTGCCTGCTTCCCGTACACCTCCTACAAGATGCTCTACGAGCTGAAGCCTGCTGAATAG
- a CDS encoding COG2426 family protein — translation MGNIVPYLIVFGVSMLPIVELRGAIPYGAIYGLPLDITFILALLGSMVPVPFILWLFKPVLAWLKKLKFMHRFATWLENKGEKGAKKVRESKGISWALFVFVAIPLPGTGVWTGSMIATVLELPFKKAIWPILAGDITAGIIMLILSAAGVAIF, via the coding sequence ATGGGAAATATCGTACCGTATCTTATTGTGTTTGGCGTGTCCATGCTCCCCATCGTTGAGCTCCGTGGGGCGATTCCCTACGGCGCAATCTACGGCCTGCCCTTGGATATCACCTTCATCTTGGCACTGCTGGGTTCCATGGTACCTGTACCTTTTATTTTGTGGCTTTTTAAACCGGTATTGGCGTGGTTGAAAAAGCTCAAATTTATGCATCGTTTTGCAACATGGCTTGAAAACAAGGGGGAAAAGGGAGCTAAAAAGGTGCGCGAAAGTAAGGGAATTTCGTGGGCGCTTTTTGTATTTGTTGCAATACCTCTTCCTGGAACTGGAGTTTGGACGGGAAGCATGATTGCCACCGTTTTAGAGCTGCCCTTCAAAAAAGCTATTTGGCCCATTCTGGCTGGTGATATTACGGCGGGCATCATTATGCTGATTCTATCCGCTGCGGGTGTGGCCATCTTCTAA
- the metK gene encoding methionine adenosyltransferase, protein MKRFFSSESVTEGHPDKICDQISDSILDAMLEQDPESRVACETAATTGLVMVMGEITSRAAVDIPSIVRKTIVDIGYDRAKYGFDGQTCGVMVTLDKQSPDIAMGVDKALEAKDGAEEEAAATGAGDQGMMFGYACNETEALMPLPIQLAHELCRKLAEVRKNGTLPYLRPDGKALVCVEYDDNTPVRVDTVVVSTQHDPNVPLGTIQRDMIQHVIEPVIPAEFLQDTRYLVNPTGRFVVGGPQGDSGLTGRKIIVDTYGGFGRHGGGCFSGKDPTKVDRSAAYYARYAAKNVVAAGLADRCEIEVAYAIGKANPVSVRVDTFGTGKVDEQKLSRAVEATFDFRPAAIIRELNLRRPIYRSTAAYGHFGRTDIDLPWEHTDRTEELLERVR, encoded by the coding sequence TTGAAAAGATTTTTCAGTTCGGAGTCGGTGACGGAGGGACATCCGGATAAGATATGCGATCAGATTTCCGACAGTATCCTGGACGCCATGCTGGAGCAGGATCCGGAAAGCAGGGTGGCCTGTGAGACGGCGGCCACCACGGGCCTGGTCATGGTAATGGGTGAGATCACCAGCCGGGCCGCGGTGGATATTCCCTCCATCGTGCGCAAAACCATTGTGGACATCGGCTATGACCGGGCAAAGTATGGTTTTGACGGCCAGACCTGCGGGGTGATGGTGACATTGGACAAGCAGTCGCCGGATATTGCCATGGGGGTGGATAAAGCGTTGGAGGCCAAGGACGGCGCCGAAGAGGAGGCTGCGGCCACCGGCGCGGGAGACCAGGGCATGATGTTTGGATATGCATGCAACGAGACGGAGGCTTTGATGCCCCTGCCCATTCAGCTCGCCCATGAACTTTGCCGGAAGCTTGCAGAGGTCCGAAAGAACGGGACACTGCCCTATCTCCGGCCGGACGGCAAGGCGCTTGTTTGTGTGGAGTACGACGACAACACGCCTGTGCGGGTGGATACGGTGGTGGTATCAACCCAGCATGATCCCAACGTGCCTCTTGGCACCATTCAGCGGGATATGATTCAGCATGTGATTGAGCCGGTGATTCCGGCGGAATTCCTGCAGGACACCCGTTATCTGGTCAATCCCACCGGACGGTTCGTGGTGGGCGGTCCTCAGGGAGACAGCGGGCTCACGGGCCGTAAGATTATTGTGGATACCTACGGCGGATTTGGCCGCCATGGCGGCGGCTGTTTTTCGGGTAAGGATCCCACCAAGGTGGATCGCTCGGCGGCCTATTATGCCCGCTATGCAGCCAAAAATGTGGTGGCGGCGGGTTTGGCTGACCGCTGTGAAATTGAGGTGGCCTATGCTATCGGCAAGGCCAATCCGGTGAGTGTCCGAGTGGATACCTTTGGTACGGGCAAGGTGGATGAGCAGAAGCTGAGCCGGGCCGTGGAGGCGACCTTTGACTTCAGACCTGCCGCCATCATCCGGGAGCTGAATCTTCGCCGGCCCATCTACAGATCCACCGCCGCTTACGGTCATTTCGGACGGACGGATATTGATCTGCCCTGGGAGCATACGGACCGCACGGAAGAACTTTTGGAAAGGGTGCGCTGA
- the recD2 gene encoding SF1B family DNA helicase RecD2: MPSEEVLTGTLENVVYYNEETGFTVLEIALDEEDELVSAVGVLPPVSPGERVKLFGRFVQHREYGQQFRAERLETMLPTDLRGVKRYLASGLIKGIGEATASRIVNHFGDETLNILRYNPLRLAEIPGIGEKKAEGIAESFMEARGTQEVMVFLTGYGISANFAMKIYKLYGANAIAKIRQNPYCLMEDVAGIGFKSADKIAREMGIEKNAPFRLMAGLAYILDESAFGMGHCYLEKRFILESASNLLEAPIESVEAALQSLTLSRKAVVEKTAEEERVYSIDLWNAENRTANLLAELMEASPKLDLDGAKVEEELDITLGEGQHRALEMALENPVVVVTGGPGTGKTTLIRALIGAFSDYEVALAAPTGRAAKRMSEATGIEAQTLHRLLEYGQGEMGFIRNESNPLEMDVLIVDEVSMMDILLTEALLRALPAGCRLVLVGDADQLPPVGPGNFLRDVIASGAVPVVRLTEIYRQADESLIVVNAHRINGGEMPILNRRDSDFFLVGAPDGVSAAKTVVDLVKRRLPKYLGCGPEEIQVLAPMRKGEAGVTHLNLLLQKALNPAAAGERPFVYRAGDKVMQIKNNYQLRWTRDFEEGLGIFNGDMGFVEEDDERERSLVVRFDDGREAEYGYENADELELAYAVSVHKSQGSEFAAVVMPVLAGPPRLYTRNLLYTAITRAKRLVVLVGKERDIYRMVDNAEVQQRNSALAERLIRALD, from the coding sequence ATGCCATCGGAAGAAGTATTAACGGGCACACTTGAAAATGTAGTTTATTATAATGAGGAAACTGGGTTCACAGTGCTGGAGATCGCTCTGGATGAGGAGGACGAACTGGTCAGCGCTGTGGGCGTTCTGCCGCCCGTATCGCCGGGAGAACGGGTGAAGCTTTTCGGACGCTTCGTGCAGCACCGGGAATATGGCCAGCAGTTTCGTGCGGAACGCTTGGAGACCATGCTGCCCACCGATCTTCGCGGTGTGAAGCGCTACCTTGCCTCTGGTCTGATCAAAGGCATCGGAGAAGCCACAGCCTCACGGATTGTCAACCATTTTGGGGACGAGACGCTGAATATTCTGCGCTACAATCCCCTCCGCCTGGCGGAGATACCGGGAATCGGTGAAAAAAAGGCGGAGGGCATTGCTGAGTCCTTCATGGAGGCCAGAGGGACTCAAGAGGTCATGGTCTTTTTGACGGGTTATGGCATATCCGCCAATTTTGCTATGAAGATTTATAAGCTTTATGGCGCCAATGCCATCGCCAAGATCCGCCAAAACCCCTATTGTCTGATGGAGGATGTGGCGGGCATTGGTTTTAAAAGCGCCGATAAGATTGCCCGGGAGATGGGGATTGAAAAAAATGCGCCCTTCCGGCTGATGGCGGGGCTGGCCTATATTTTGGACGAATCGGCCTTTGGCATGGGCCACTGTTATCTGGAGAAAAGGTTTATTTTAGAAAGCGCTTCCAATCTTTTGGAAGCGCCGATTGAGAGCGTTGAGGCAGCACTGCAGTCCTTGACCCTGTCCCGGAAGGCGGTGGTGGAAAAGACCGCTGAGGAAGAGCGGGTGTACAGCATCGATCTTTGGAACGCCGAGAACCGGACCGCCAATCTCTTGGCGGAGCTCATGGAGGCCTCGCCCAAGCTGGACTTGGATGGCGCGAAGGTGGAGGAGGAACTGGATATCACGCTGGGCGAGGGCCAGCATAGAGCCCTTGAGATGGCTTTAGAAAATCCGGTGGTTGTAGTGACCGGCGGGCCGGGCACGGGAAAAACCACGTTGATTCGTGCGCTTATTGGCGCGTTTTCCGACTATGAGGTGGCTTTGGCGGCGCCCACGGGCCGGGCGGCTAAGCGGATGAGCGAAGCCACCGGTATCGAGGCCCAAACCCTTCACCGGCTGTTGGAATATGGTCAGGGAGAGATGGGGTTCATACGCAATGAAAGCAATCCTTTGGAGATGGATGTGCTCATTGTGGACGAGGTATCCATGATGGATATTCTGCTCACCGAGGCGCTGCTTCGGGCGCTGCCCGCTGGCTGCAGGCTGGTGCTGGTGGGGGATGCCGATCAGCTTCCTCCGGTGGGCCCCGGAAACTTCCTCCGGGATGTGATCGCCTCCGGCGCGGTGCCGGTGGTGCGGCTGACGGAGATCTACCGTCAGGCGGATGAGAGCCTCATTGTCGTCAACGCTCACCGCATCAACGGCGGTGAGATGCCCATCCTGAACCGGCGGGACAGCGACTTCTTTTTGGTGGGCGCGCCGGATGGAGTCAGCGCTGCCAAAACGGTGGTGGATCTGGTGAAGCGAAGGCTGCCCAAATATCTTGGCTGCGGTCCGGAGGAGATTCAGGTGCTGGCGCCCATGCGCAAAGGTGAGGCGGGGGTCACCCATCTCAATTTGCTGCTGCAAAAGGCGCTGAATCCTGCTGCCGCCGGGGAGAGGCCCTTTGTTTACCGTGCCGGTGACAAGGTAATGCAGATCAAAAACAACTATCAGCTGCGCTGGACCCGGGATTTCGAGGAAGGGCTCGGCATCTTCAACGGGGACATGGGTTTTGTGGAAGAGGACGACGAACGGGAGCGCAGTCTGGTGGTTCGCTTCGACGATGGACGGGAAGCTGAATATGGCTATGAAAACGCTGACGAGCTGGAACTGGCCTATGCGGTATCCGTTCATAAGAGCCAGGGCAGTGAGTTCGCAGCAGTGGTCATGCCCGTCTTGGCGGGCCCGCCCAGACTGTATACCCGAAACCTTCTTTACACGGCCATCACCCGGGCTAAACGGCTGGTGGTATTGGTGGGCAAAGAGCGGGATATCTATCGAATGGTGGATAACGCGGAGGTTCAGCAGCGCAACAGTGCATTGGCGGAGCGGCTTATCCGGGCATTGGATTGA
- a CDS encoding ComF family protein, with translation MKDWLMNFIRELFTTRDNCALCGRHTLELGKHGLCMACEESLPRLDDDSMAAFHYEDAAAKLIRDFKYGEKLWIADILAGYMADRVRELDGKADVIVPVPLHSSRLRQRGFNQALKLAEGLGRELSIPVVDGLVRLRKTKTQTKLNHLEREANVRGAFKVKDEISFDGMTVMLVDDVVTTGSTLKACGEEILKAGADEVIWVTAARTSEEKKEKE, from the coding sequence ATGAAGGACTGGCTGATGAATTTCATTCGCGAACTCTTTACAACCCGGGACAACTGCGCCCTTTGCGGCCGCCATACCCTGGAGCTTGGAAAGCACGGGCTTTGTATGGCTTGCGAGGAAAGCCTGCCCAGACTTGATGACGATTCGATGGCCGCATTTCACTATGAAGATGCAGCGGCCAAACTGATCCGCGACTTTAAATATGGCGAGAAACTTTGGATCGCGGATATTTTGGCCGGCTATATGGCGGATCGTGTGCGGGAGCTGGATGGAAAAGCGGATGTGATTGTGCCCGTGCCGCTGCATTCTTCAAGGCTCCGCCAAAGAGGGTTCAATCAGGCATTGAAGCTTGCGGAAGGTTTGGGAAGGGAGCTCAGTATTCCAGTGGTGGATGGACTGGTTCGTCTGCGGAAGACCAAAACGCAGACCAAACTGAATCATCTGGAAAGAGAGGCCAATGTTCGCGGCGCCTTCAAAGTCAAGGATGAAATTTCTTTTGATGGAATGACGGTGATGCTAGTGGATGATGTCGTAACGACAGGCAGTACTCTTAAAGCATGTGGGGAGGAGATCCTGAAAGCGGGCGCCGACGAAGTGATTTGGGTGACTGCAGCCAGGACTTCCGAAGAAAAAAAGGAGAAGGAATAA